From Triticum aestivum cultivar Chinese Spring chromosome 4A, IWGSC CS RefSeq v2.1, whole genome shotgun sequence, a single genomic window includes:
- the LOC123084912 gene encoding uncharacterized protein has protein sequence MADSAALSSSLPRSLASRRPLSSPLRGGGRPRSSRRCRPGSRLRARARKGEPEDLYGPYPWEQPLDLSTGFDIEWVQEDKITLFTSDGLVQIGGNMVPRRVTASEKRQQKGKGKPRRFQESSYMDPNQSLCLGALFNIAATNGLDMGRRLCIFGFCRSIEMLSDVVEDTVLEHGGEIVTAEKASSDGLQEKLTMSVAVPLLWGVPPASETLHVAVRSGGGIVDKIYWQWDLF, from the exons ATGGCCGActccgccgccctctcctcctccctcccgcGCTCGCTGGCGTCCAGGAGGCCCCTCTCCTCCCCGCTCCGCGGCGGCGGGAGGCCCCGGTCCTCGCGCCGCTGCCGCCCCGGGTCGCGGCTGCGCGCCCGGGCGAGGAAGGGCGAGCCCGAGGACCTCTACGGGCCCTACCCGTGGGAGCAGCCCCTGGATCTCTCCACCGGGTTCG ATATCGAGTGGGTGCAAGAGGATAAAATCACGCTCTTCACTTCCGATGGGCTGGTTCAGATAGGCGGTAACATGGTGCCTCGTCGAGTCACCGCCTCCGAG AAGAGGCAACAAAAGGGAAAAGGCAAACCCCGCCGGTTTCAGGAGAGCTCTTACATGGATCCAAATCAAAGTCTTTGCCTTGGAGCACTGTTTAACATAGCAGCTACAAAT GGCCTGGACATGGGTAGAAGATTATGCATCTTTGGCTTTTGTCGGTCTATTGAAATGCTAAGCGATGTGGTGGAAGATACCGTCTTGGAGCATGGTGGCGAG ATTGTCACTGCAGAGAAGGCGAGCAGTGACGGCCTTCAGGAGAAGCTGACCATGTCGGTGGCTGTTCCGTTGCTGTGGGGTGTCCCTCCGGCATCGGAGACCCTCCATGTGGCCGTGCGGAGCGGCGGAGGCATCGTGGACAAGATCTACTGGCAGTGGGACCTGTTCTAA
- the LOC123084911 gene encoding putative ribosomal large subunit pseudouridine synthase SVR1, chloroplastic isoform X3 translates to MALATAAAAAAISIHPFLSRPASVLRCGRRVPPLLLLRATSSASSASDFNITFAEPAPAPSKRSPGGPSAQPLVPWIARGADGKPSLHTSPPPDVLQAVAAAEAEAKRAAKRGQRQGPAADAPVASVRVKEKKASPTAPPKFSKAARRFYNENIKEHEPQRLAKVLAAAGVASRRTSEELIFQGKVTVNGSVCTAPQTKVDISKDSIYVNGNRISKKLPPKLYFAVNKPKGYICSSGEEKSVISLLDDYLKGWNKLQPGVPKPRLFTVGRLDVATTGLIIVTNDGEFAQKVSHPSSNITKEYVVTIDGAVHKKHLVAISGGTVIDGVKVVPDLVEPLDAQADTKRTRLKIVVHEGRNHEVRELVQNAGLKVYALKRVRIGRFRLPSDLGIGKMVELKEADIKALDGNS, encoded by the exons atggccctcgccaccgccgcggccgccgcggccATCTCCATCCACCCATTCCTCAGCCGCCCGGCCAGCGTGCTCCGGTGCGGCCGCCGCGTcccgccgctcctcctcctccgcgctacctcctcggcctcctccgccTCGGACTTCAACATCACCTTCGCGGAGCCCGCGCCCGCCCCGTCCAAGCGCTCGCCCGGCGGCCCGTCCGCGCAGCCGCTGGTTCCGTGGATCGCGCGCGGGGCCGACGGCAAGCCATCCCTCcacacctcgccgccgccggacgtcctccaggccgtcgccgccgcggaggcggaggccaagagGGCCGCCAAGAGGGGCCAGAGGCAGGgccccgccgccgacgcccccgTCGCCAGCGTCAGGGTCAAGGAGAAGAAGGCCTCCCCGACCGCGCCGCCCAAGTTCTCCAAGGCGGCCAGAAGGTTCTACAACGAGAATATCAAGGAGCACGAGCCGCAGCGCCTCGCCAAGGTCCTCGCCGCCGCAGGAG TGGCCTCAAGAAGGACCAGCGAGGAGCTCATCTTCCAAGGGAAGGTGACTGTCAATGGTTCTGTCTGCACTGCTCCCCAG ACCAAAGTAGACATCTCAAAGGATTCTATCTACGTTAACGGGAATCGCATTTCCAAGAAGCTGCCTCCAAAGCTCTATTTTGCTGTGAACAAGCCAAAAGG GTATATTTGCTCGTCTGGTGAAGAGAAGTCTGTTATCTCCTTATTGGATGACTATTTGAAAGGATGG AACAAACTTCAGCCAGGAGTACCAAAACCCCGCTTGTTTACTGTGGGTCGTCTTGATGTTGCCACAACTGGTTTGATAATAGTTACAAATGATG GTGAATTTGCCCAGAAAGTCTCACACCCTTCTTCAAACATAACAAAGGA ATATGTAGTAACTATAGATGGAGCAGTGCACAAGAAACACCTTGTAGCTATCAGCGGAGGAACAGTAATTGATGGTGTTAAGGTTGTTCCTGATTTAGTAGAGCCACTGGATGCCCAAGCTGACACAAAAAGGACGCGACTTAAAATAGTG GTTCATGAAGGAAGAAACCACGAAGTTCGTGAACTTGTGCAGAATGCAGGACTAAAG
- the LOC123084911 gene encoding putative ribosomal large subunit pseudouridine synthase SVR1, chloroplastic isoform X1, protein MALATAAAAAAISIHPFLSRPASVLRCGRRVPPLLLLRATSSASSASDFNITFAEPAPAPSKRSPGGPSAQPLVPWIARGADGKPSLHTSPPPDVLQAVAAAEAEAKRAAKRGQRQGPAADAPVASVRVKEKKASPTAPPKFSKAARRFYNENIKEHEPQRLAKVLAAAGVASRRTSEELIFQGKVTVNGSVCTAPQTKVDISKDSIYVNGNRISKKLPPKLYFAVNKPKGYICSSGEEKSVISLLDDYLKGWNKLQPGVPKPRLFTVGRLDVATTGLIIVTNDGNFVILARQYLGISSLAIQGLKLAALLSGEFAQKVSHPSSNITKEYVVTIDGAVHKKHLVAISGGTVIDGVKVVPDLVEPLDAQADTKRTRLKIVVHEGRNHEVRELVQNAGLKVYALKRVRIGRFRLPSDLGIGKMVELKEADIKALDGNS, encoded by the exons atggccctcgccaccgccgcggccgccgcggccATCTCCATCCACCCATTCCTCAGCCGCCCGGCCAGCGTGCTCCGGTGCGGCCGCCGCGTcccgccgctcctcctcctccgcgctacctcctcggcctcctccgccTCGGACTTCAACATCACCTTCGCGGAGCCCGCGCCCGCCCCGTCCAAGCGCTCGCCCGGCGGCCCGTCCGCGCAGCCGCTGGTTCCGTGGATCGCGCGCGGGGCCGACGGCAAGCCATCCCTCcacacctcgccgccgccggacgtcctccaggccgtcgccgccgcggaggcggaggccaagagGGCCGCCAAGAGGGGCCAGAGGCAGGgccccgccgccgacgcccccgTCGCCAGCGTCAGGGTCAAGGAGAAGAAGGCCTCCCCGACCGCGCCGCCCAAGTTCTCCAAGGCGGCCAGAAGGTTCTACAACGAGAATATCAAGGAGCACGAGCCGCAGCGCCTCGCCAAGGTCCTCGCCGCCGCAGGAG TGGCCTCAAGAAGGACCAGCGAGGAGCTCATCTTCCAAGGGAAGGTGACTGTCAATGGTTCTGTCTGCACTGCTCCCCAG ACCAAAGTAGACATCTCAAAGGATTCTATCTACGTTAACGGGAATCGCATTTCCAAGAAGCTGCCTCCAAAGCTCTATTTTGCTGTGAACAAGCCAAAAGG GTATATTTGCTCGTCTGGTGAAGAGAAGTCTGTTATCTCCTTATTGGATGACTATTTGAAAGGATGG AACAAACTTCAGCCAGGAGTACCAAAACCCCGCTTGTTTACTGTGGGTCGTCTTGATGTTGCCACAACTGGTTTGATAATAGTTACAAATGATGGTAATTTTGTCATACTTGCTAGACAATACTTAGGAATCAGCAGTTTAGCCATCCAAGGCCTAAAGTTAGCTGCTCTCCTTTCAGGTGAATTTGCCCAGAAAGTCTCACACCCTTCTTCAAACATAACAAAGGA ATATGTAGTAACTATAGATGGAGCAGTGCACAAGAAACACCTTGTAGCTATCAGCGGAGGAACAGTAATTGATGGTGTTAAGGTTGTTCCTGATTTAGTAGAGCCACTGGATGCCCAAGCTGACACAAAAAGGACGCGACTTAAAATAGTG GTTCATGAAGGAAGAAACCACGAAGTTCGTGAACTTGTGCAGAATGCAGGACTAAAG
- the LOC123084911 gene encoding putative ribosomal large subunit pseudouridine synthase SVR1, chloroplastic isoform X2 produces MALATAAAAAAISIHPFLSRPASVLRCGRRVPPLLLLRATSSASSASDFNITFAEPAPAPSKRSPGGPSAQPLVPWIARGADGKPSLHTSPPPDVLQAVAAAEAEAKRAAKRGQRQGPAADAPVASVRVKEKKASPTAPPKFSKAARRFYNENIKEHEPQRLAKVLAAAGVASRRTSEELIFQGKVTVNGSVCTAPQTKVDISKDSIYVNGNRISKKLPPKLYFAVNKPKGYICSSGEEKSVISLLDDYLKGWNKLQPGVPKPRLFTVGRLDVATTGLIIVTNDGNFVILARQYLGISSLAIQGLKLAALLSGEFAQKVSHPSSNITKEYVVTIDGAVHKKHLVAISGGTVIDGVKVVPDLVEPLDAQADTKRTRLKIVVHEGRNHEVRELVQNAGLKVYALKRVRIGRFRLPSDLG; encoded by the exons atggccctcgccaccgccgcggccgccgcggccATCTCCATCCACCCATTCCTCAGCCGCCCGGCCAGCGTGCTCCGGTGCGGCCGCCGCGTcccgccgctcctcctcctccgcgctacctcctcggcctcctccgccTCGGACTTCAACATCACCTTCGCGGAGCCCGCGCCCGCCCCGTCCAAGCGCTCGCCCGGCGGCCCGTCCGCGCAGCCGCTGGTTCCGTGGATCGCGCGCGGGGCCGACGGCAAGCCATCCCTCcacacctcgccgccgccggacgtcctccaggccgtcgccgccgcggaggcggaggccaagagGGCCGCCAAGAGGGGCCAGAGGCAGGgccccgccgccgacgcccccgTCGCCAGCGTCAGGGTCAAGGAGAAGAAGGCCTCCCCGACCGCGCCGCCCAAGTTCTCCAAGGCGGCCAGAAGGTTCTACAACGAGAATATCAAGGAGCACGAGCCGCAGCGCCTCGCCAAGGTCCTCGCCGCCGCAGGAG TGGCCTCAAGAAGGACCAGCGAGGAGCTCATCTTCCAAGGGAAGGTGACTGTCAATGGTTCTGTCTGCACTGCTCCCCAG ACCAAAGTAGACATCTCAAAGGATTCTATCTACGTTAACGGGAATCGCATTTCCAAGAAGCTGCCTCCAAAGCTCTATTTTGCTGTGAACAAGCCAAAAGG GTATATTTGCTCGTCTGGTGAAGAGAAGTCTGTTATCTCCTTATTGGATGACTATTTGAAAGGATGG AACAAACTTCAGCCAGGAGTACCAAAACCCCGCTTGTTTACTGTGGGTCGTCTTGATGTTGCCACAACTGGTTTGATAATAGTTACAAATGATGGTAATTTTGTCATACTTGCTAGACAATACTTAGGAATCAGCAGTTTAGCCATCCAAGGCCTAAAGTTAGCTGCTCTCCTTTCAGGTGAATTTGCCCAGAAAGTCTCACACCCTTCTTCAAACATAACAAAGGA ATATGTAGTAACTATAGATGGAGCAGTGCACAAGAAACACCTTGTAGCTATCAGCGGAGGAACAGTAATTGATGGTGTTAAGGTTGTTCCTGATTTAGTAGAGCCACTGGATGCCCAAGCTGACACAAAAAGGACGCGACTTAAAATAGTG GTTCATGAAGGAAGAAACCACGAAGTTCGTGAACTTGTGCAGAATGCAGGACTAAAG